In Aspergillus nidulans FGSC A4 chromosome IV, a single window of DNA contains:
- a CDS encoding tRNA A64-2'-O-ribosylphosphate transferase (transcript_id=CADANIAT00000841), whose translation MGSVANSDFPVSVSALHFPSSEQLSVSQTLASLRRSALSVNNRLRSIEADAAFVREVADHYGLPLIANERCGSWYIPPDVKSGSAYFKSTDGHTGQWDFSFRRLNLQILPIARHHGGCIIVDSTRRGKLMPDALSKTIPIWCAVFNRALFPSETAYHSVELPPNYLGASEESQIEQRIDGFVHSLKSLKLDLDDLKQQLGKPIRIAWANRTYFHPTDLSKGEAYNLFVLCSASKRVHGAEISEGGYIQGAGDDSEAWAHGLTPAVFWAHKSTLLTRAEEDLPEVIADLMQESRKQGSGQQATLIAPSQNLYVSRTDPSLAANGLYDLVIDCNSSAETTEEKPKRLNLGCISSKQGGRDLRNHLDKVRDFVNLHLASSPSQSLLVMCESGKDLSAGTLLTIICLFYNDAGKLNRYQHYSNLTLTVVGEFVGPQTQPISKQFIRQRLAWIVSSKHDVNPSRSTLQSVNAFLMQRPDY comes from the exons ATGGGTAGTGTCGCCAATTCAGACTTCCCCGTGTCCGTATCGGCGCTTCACTTCCCCTCCTCTGAGCAGCTATCTGTATCCCAGACACTAGCCTCCTTGCGACGATCTGCACTTTCCGTCAACAACCGACTCCGCTCTATCGAGGCTGACGCTGCATTTGTCCGTGAGGTTGCTGACCATTACGGCCTACCCTTGATCGCCAACGAAAGATGCGGGAGTTGGTATATCCCGCCCGATGTCAAGTCTGGGAGCGCTTACTTCAAGAGCACCGACGGACATACTGGCCAGTGGGATTTCAGCTTTCGTAGACTAAACCTGCAGATTCTACCAATTGCCCGCCACCACGGGGG GTGCATTATAGTGGACTCCACTCGTCGTGGCAAAT TGATGCCTGATGCCTTGTCAAAGACTATACCTATCTGGTGTGCCGTCTTTAACAGAGCGTTGTTCCCTTCAGAGACTGCATATCATTCCGTCGAATTGCCGCCGAACTACTTAGGTGCCTCTGAGGAGTCGCAGATTGAGCAAAGGATCGACGGTTTTGTCCATTCACTCAAG AGTCTTAAACTTGATCTGGATGATCTCAAGCAGCAGCTGGGGAAGCCAATACGCATTGCTTGGGCAAACCGGACATACTTCCACCCAACAGACCTGAGCAAAGGAGAAGCGTACAATCTTTTCGTTCTTTGCTCGGCTTCGAAACGGGTCCATGGGGCTGAAATATCCGAAGGTGGCTATATCCAAGGTGCAGGGGATGACAGCGAAGCTTGGGCCCACGGTCTTACACCAGCTGTATTTTGGGCTCACAAATCCACGCTCTTGACAcgggcagaagaagacctgcCCGAGGTGATTGCGGATTTGATGCAGGAGAGCCGTAAGCAGGGTTCGGGGCAGCAAGCGACACTTATCGCGCCGTCTCAGAACCTATATGTCAGCCGAACGGATCCTAGCTTGGCTGCCAATGGTCTCTATGACCTGGTTATTGATTGCAATAGCAGCGCAGAGACTACGGAAGAGAAACCCAAGCGTCTGAATCTAGGCTGTATATCCTCAAAGCAGGGCGGCCGGGACCTCCGGAATCATTTAGACAAGGTTCGGGATTTCGTTAATCTGCACCTGGCCTCGAGTCCGTCACAGTCTCTGCTTGTTATGTGCGAGTCTGGGAAGGACCTTTCTGCTGGCACCTTGCTCACTATAATCTGCCTGTTCTATAATGATGCGGGTAAGTTGAATCGCTACCAGCACTATTCCAACCTTACTCTGACTGTTGTAGGTGAGTTTGTCGGACCTCAAACGCAACCGATAAGTAAACAGTTCATCCGACAACGTCTTGCTTGGATCGTGTCATCGAAACATGACGTGAACCCATCACGCAGCACGCTGCAGTCTGTCAATGCGTTTCTTATGCAACGACCGGACTATTAA
- a CDS encoding NADHX epimerase (transcript_id=CADANIAT00000835) — protein MLRPVLSLFTRGFPSIPAPLRSYHRSAKMALKAINSKDAASLDQDLMEAGGFSLDQLMELAGLSVSQAVYRVHPPSAGKNLLVICGPGNNGGDGLVAARHLAHYGYKPTVYYPKEGKKELYARLKTQLSALSVPVISNPSDFQSAIPNTSLIIDAIFGFSFGGPLRDSLSRDNLRNRELLHTRVSR, from the exons ATGCTTCGTCCCGTCCTATCCCTCTTCACCCGCGgtttcccctccatcccCGCACCGTTGCGATCATACCACAGATCCGCGAAGATGGCACTTAAG GCAATAAACTCCAAGGATGCTGCCTCGCTAGACCAGGACCTCATGGAGGCCGGCGGCTTCTCGCTTGATCAATTGATGGAATTGGCTGGACTCTCGGTGTCGCAGGCTG TTTACCGCGTCCACCCTCCAAGTGCTGGGAAGAACCTCCTTGTCATCTGCGGACCGGGCAATAACG GAGGTGACGGCCTCGTCGCAGCCCGACACCTCGCTCACTATGGCTACAAGCCGACGGTCTACTATCCCAAAGAGGGTAAAAAGGAGCTCTACGCGCGTCTGAAAACCCAACTCTCCGCCCTATCAGTCCCCGTCATCTCGAACCCGTCGGACTTCCAATCCGCAATTCCCAACACATCCCTCATCATCGATGCAATTTTCGGCTTCTCTTTCGGCGGACCCCTACGGGATTCCCTTTCCCGAGATAATCTCCGCAATCGAGAACTCCTCCATACCCGTGTTAGCCGTTGA
- a CDS encoding alpha-actinin, sarcomeric (f-actin cross linking protein) (transcript_id=CADANIAT00000839): MLTVDESWVNVQQKTFTKWSVHPKAIPSVEAGLLTRTAHVSELANVISFVLYGSDSADFIFYSCRLNNKLKVRDIFVNNLVPELSNGVTLIHLLEILGGDSLGRYAANPKLRVQKFENVNKSLDYIKGRGIQMTNIGAEDIVDGNQKIILGLIWTLILRFTISDINEEGMTAKAGLLLWCQRKTACYEGVEVRDFSTSWNDGLAFCALLDIHRPDLIDYDSLDKNDHRGNMKLAFDIAANEVGIPDLLDVDDVCDVAKPDERSLMTYIAYWFHAFSQLERVENAGRRVEKFVNNMHGAWEMQNSYEKRMRELLRLIRAQREEWKNASFEGTYKDAKEQASQFAMYKRNQKRQWVAEKSDLAALLGNIKTKLSTYRLRAYDPPPELSPEACDQEWECLTRDEHERSQLINETIRDIKNALRRSFADKANDFALTLKTLSLAISGLDGDVEDQLAHVKRLNDNLPPLDAFLETIAELDEQCQEANVEENDYTTYTLDELAYELSLVKSSISKKMAFLDNQLVARNMTNLTPIQLEEFESVFRHFDRDSSNTLQELEFSAALASLGLVYDEEEMHQVYVETCGPARLAQGAGVSFEQFIRFMVSVTEDQNTAEQVFQSFREVADGKPYVTELDLRHSLIPDEIIEHLVKTMPQHEGPDLLEDRDLPKYDYISFMERMMNDNSSQGNAPINGSV; this comes from the exons ATGTTGACGGTTGACGAGTCGTGGGTTAATGTGCAGCAGAAGACATTCACAAAATGGTCCGTCCACCCGAAAGCCATCCCCTCCGTCGAAGCCGGCCTGCTCACCCGCACCGCCCATGTTTCGGAGCTCGCCAATGTGATCTCTTTTGTTCTCTATGGCTCGGATTCAGCTGACTTCATCTTCTATTCTTGCAGGCTCAATAACAAGCTAAAGGTTCGCGATATTTTTGTGAATAATCTGGTGCCGGAACTTTCAAACGGG GTCACACTTATCCATTTACTCGAGATCCTCGGCGGAGACTCACTCGGTCGATATGCTGCCAACCCAAAGCTTCGTGTGCAAAAATTCGAAAATGTTAACAAAAGTCTCGACTATATCAAGGGGCGGGGAATTCAGATGACCAATATTGGTGCGGAGGATATTGTTGATGGTaaccagaagatcatcctaGGTCTAATTTGGACGCTTATCCTGCGGTTTACTATTAGCGATATCAATGAGGAGGGCATGACCGCGAAGGCCGGCCTCTTACTTTGGTGTCAAAGGAAAACAGCATGCTATGAGGGTGTGGAAGTTCGAGACTTCTCTACGAGTTGGAACGACGGCCTCGCATTCTGTGCGCTCTTAGATATTCACCGGCCAGACCTGATCGACTATGACTCTTTGGACAAAAACGACCACCGAGGAAACATGAAGCTAGCCTTTGATATCGCCGCGAACGAAGTCGGTATCCCTGATCTACTCGATGTCGACGACGTGTGCGATGTCGCCAAACCCGACGAACGATCCTTGATGACATATATTGCGTACTGGTTCCACGCCTTTTCCCAGCTGGAGAGGGTAGAAAATGCGGGACGGCGTGTGGAGAAGTTTGTGAACAACATGCACGGCGCATGGGAGATGCAGAACTCTTACGAGAAAAGAATGAGGGAACTCTTACGATTGATTCGCGCCCAGCGTGAAGAGTGGAAAAACGCCTCATTCGAAGGGACATACAAGGACGCAAAGGAGCAGGCCTCCCAGTTTGCCATGTATAAGCGGAACCAGAAACGTCAGTGGGTAGCGGAGAAATCAGACCTCGCAGCTCTCTTGGGAAATATCAAAACGAAGCTTAGCACGTATCGCCTTCGTGCTTATGATCCTCCGCCAGAGTTGTCTCCCGAAGCCTGTGATCAAGAGTGGGAATGTTTGACCCGTGACGAGCATGAGCGCAGTCAGCTCATTAACGAAACCATTCGAGATATTAAGAACGCTCTGCGCCGCTCATTCGCAGATAAAGCGAACGACTTCGCGCTTACCTTGAAGACGCTGTCTCTTGCAATCTCAGGCCTTGACGGAGACGTTGAAGATCAACTTGCCCACGTCAAGCGACTGAACGACAACTTACCGCCGCTCGATGCCTTCTTGGAAACTATTGCGGAGCTTGATGAGCAATGCCAGGAAGCAAATGTTGAAGAGAATGACTACACAACATATACATTGGACGAACTGGCTTATGAGTTGAGCCTGGTTAAATCGAGTATATCCAAGAAGATGGCTTTCCTGGACAACCAACTTGTCGCGCGGAACATGACAAATCTCACTCCTATTCAATTGGAAGAGTTTGAGTCAGTGTTCCGACATTTTGACCGCGATTCATCCAATACGCTTCAGGAACTCGAGTTCTCCGCCGCGCTTGCCAGTTTGGGCCTTGTgtatgatgaggaagagatgcaCCAGGTCTACGTGGAAACATGCGGTCCTGCTAGGCTAGCTCAAGGTGCGGGTGTCAGTTTCGAGCAGTTCATACGTTTTATGGTCAGCGTAACGGAGGATCAGAACACTGCAGAACAGGTATTTCAAAGCTTCCGAGAGGTCGCAGATGGCAAG CCGTACGTCACAGAGCTTGACCTTCGACACTCTCTCATTCCGGACGAGATTATCGAGCACCTTGTCAAGACTATGCCTCAGCACGAAGGTCCAGATTTGTTAGAAGACAGAGACCTTCCCAAATATGACTACATCAGCTTCatggagaggatgatgaacGACAACTCCAGTCAGGGCAATGCGCCTATCAACGGCAGCGTGTGA
- a CDS encoding putative RNA binding protein (transcript_id=CADANIAT00000838) translates to MDRSLDEIIAERPQRQNRGQNRGPRNQGRRSNGVKKPYRDERVDLDLDWVHDKYEDDRDTRPSRGGRRPRVDRYSPSPDRSASAGTRLRIENLHYDITETDLEELFSRIGPISNVSLVYDRAGRSEGVAYVTYSRYNDAKTAIAEFDGANAKGQPIRISITSSGPRRDRNPFDTAEKPRGSLFDRVERPRDARSLSPESRSESAEGAGRRRRRRGGGGGNYRRSDVSKPAPDHIDRYIPGQQAPARRAGGGRRQGGDGRRGNPRPKKTQEELDQEMEDYWGSNAAAETAEQAAAPEQTAAEPAPAASAVAAPAAAAAPAADDDIDMIE, encoded by the exons ATGGATCGCAGTTTGGATGAAATCATCGCAGAACGGCCG CAGAGGCAGAATCGCGGCCAGAACAGAGGTCCACGCAACCAAGGTCGCCGCTCCAACGGCGTAAAAAAG CCTTATCGAGATGAACGTGTTGATTTGGACCT TGATTGGGTTCATGATAAATATGAAGACGATCGAGACA CACGTCCTTCACGTGGCGGACGACGGCCTCGCGTAGACCGATACTCCCCGTCCCCGGACCG TAGTGCGTCTGCGGGTACCAGACTTCGCATTGAGAATCTCCACTACGATATCACAGAGACCGACCTTGAA GAGTTATTCTCCCGCATTGGGCCAATCTCAAATGTATCCCTTGTCTATGATCGAGCTGGACGCTCCGAAGGCGTCGCCTACGTTACGTACAGCCGTTACAACGATGCGAAAACCGCGATAGCTGAATTCGACGGCGCCAACGCCAAGGGGCAACCGATCCGCATTTCTATCACTTCCTCCGGCCCGCGACGAGACCGGAATCCCTTTGATACCGCTGAAAAGCCAAGGGGCAGTCTCTTTGACCGTGTTGAAAGACCCCGCGATGCTCGCAGTTTAAGTCCTGAGAGTCGAAGCGAAAGCGCTGAGGGCGCCGgacgccgtcgtcgccgtcgcggaggcggtggtggaaACTACCGTCGCAGCGACGTTTCGAAGCCCGCCCCCGACCACATTGATCGCTATATTCCGGGCCAACAAGCCCCAGCTCGCCGCGCTGGTGGTGGCCGACGACAGGGCGGCGATGGTCGTCGTGGAAACCCACGACCCAAGAAGACGCAGGAGGAACTCGACCAGGAGATGGAGGATTACTGGGGTTccaatgctgctgctgagacagctgagcaggctgctgctccggaacaaacagcagcagaacccGCGCCTGCTGCCTCTGCCGTTGCTGCgcctgctgcggcggcggcaccggctgctgatgatgatattGACATGATTGAATAG
- a CDS encoding WD repeat PLAP family protein (transcript_id=CADANIAT00000836), with the protein MARSFVCHVSDSITTLLFRSLSFVYCMPEFKISAALEGHGDDVRAVAFPNSKAVFSASRDATVRLWKLVSSPPPTFDYTIICHGSAFINALAYYPPTPDFPEGLVFSGGQDTIIEARQPGKTSNDNADAMLLGHAHTVCSLDVCPEGEWIVSGSWDSTARLWRIGKWESEVVLEDHQGSVWAVLAYDKNTIITGCADNIIRIFNSSGKLLKRIKDSRDVVRALCKLPPTHPTGANFVSASNDGVIRLFTLQGDLVGELHGHESFIYSLAVLPTGELVSSGEDRTVRIWNETQCVQTITHPAISVWGVAVCPENGDIVTGASDRVTRVFTRAPERQASAEVLQQFETAVRESAIPAQQVGKINKEKLPGPEFLQQKSGTKDGQVQMIREANGSVTAHTWSAALGRWESVGTVVDSAGSSGRKTEYLGQDYDFVFDVDVEDGKPPLKLPYNLSQNPYEAATKFIGDNELPMSYLDQVAQFIVQNTQGATIGQPSQETAGGPDPWGQDRRYRPGDAPAQSTAIPESRPKVLPQKTYLSIKSANLKVISKKLNELNGKLVSEGSKDLSLSPSELETIVSLCNELEASNTLKGPSAVEAVVILLFKVATVWPAANRLPGLDLLRLFAAATPVTATADYNGKDLVSGIIESGVFDAPVNVNNAMLSVRMFANLFETDAGRRLIIDRFDQVIAAIRTCLTNSGSSVNRNLTIAVATLYINIAVFSTSEARNLSIESNQRGLILLEELTGMLRNEKDSEAVYRSLVALGTLVKELVSEVKAAAKEVYDLGAILQAISSSNLGKEPRIKGIVAEIKDSLP; encoded by the exons ATGGCCAGAAGCTTCGTA TGCCACGTCTCCGACTCAATCACAACTCTCTTGTTCCGCAGTCTGTCCTTTGTTTATTGTATGCCTGAGTTCAAGATCTCCGCTGCTTTAGAGGGCCACGGCGATGAT GTCCGTGCCGTGGCCTTTCCCAACTCTAAAGCTGTTTTTTCCGCTTCGCGAGATGCGACCGTCCGGCTCTGGAAGCTTGTATCGAGCCCGCCTCCAACATTCGACTACACCATCATCTGTCACGGTTCCGCATTCATCAATGCGCTGGCATATTACCCTCCCACCCCAGATTTCCCCGAAGGATTAGTGTTTTCTGGAGGTCAAGACACTATCATAGAGGCAAGGCAGCCCGGTAAGACCTCGAATGACAATGCGGATGCTATGCTACTGGGCCATGCGCATACGGTCTGTTCATTGGACGTCTGCCCGGAAGGGGAATGGATTGTCAGTGGGAGCTGGGATTCCACTGCCCGTCTATGGAGGATTGGAAAATGGGAGTCTGAAGTTGTTCTGGAAGACCATCAAGGGAGCGTTTGGGCAGTGTTGGCCTACGATAAGAACACTATAATCACAG GTTGCGCGGACAATATAATCCGAATATTCAATTCGTCTGGGAAGCTGCTCAAACGCATTAAAGATTCTCGGGACGTTGTTCGGGCTCTGTGCAAACTGCCGCCTACACATCCCACTGGTGCCAACTTCGTCTCTGCAAGCAACGACGGGGTGATCCGCCTATTCACGCTGCAAGGAGATCTTGTTGGTGAACTTCACGGTCACGAGAGCTTCATCTATTCACTGGCCGTTTTACCAACGGGTGAGCTGGTCAGCTCCGGGGAGGATCGAACAGTACGAATCTGGAACGAAACGCAGTGCGTACAAACTATCACCCACCCTGCGATTTCTGTCTGGGGTGTCGCTGTCTGTCCAGAGAACGGCGATATCGTTACAGGGGCAAGCGATAGAGTTACGCGAGTTTTCACTCGGGCTCCCGAAAGACAAGCGAGCGCGGAGGTGCTGCAACAGTTTGAAACGGCTGTCAGGGAGTCGGCAATCCCCGCGCAGCAGGTCGGAAAAATTAACAAAGAGAAGTTGCCTGGCCCCGAGTTCTTGCAGCAGAAATCCGGCACCAAGGACGGTCAAGTGCAGATGATCCGCGAAGCGAACGGCAGTGTTACCGCTCATACATGGTCAGCTGCGTTGGGGAGATGGGAATCGGTCGGCACTGTTGTGGATTCTGCCGGTAGCAGCGGAAGGAAGACTGAATATCTGGGTCAGGATTATGACTTTGTTTTTGATGTTGACGTTGAGGACGGCAAGCCCCCTCTTAAACTACCCTACAATCTTTCGCAGAATCCATATGAAGCAGCGACCAAGTTCATCGGTGACAACGAGTTACCAATGAGTTACCTTGATCAAGTCGCTCAGTTCATCGTTCAAAACACCCAAGGCGCGACTATCGGACAGCCCAGCCAGGAGACTGCAGGTGGTCCCGATCCATGGGGTCAAGATAGGCGCTATCGACCTGGGGATGCCCCTGCTCAGTCAACAGCTATCCCTGAGTCGCGGCCAAAAGTACTTCCACAAAAGACCTATCTATCAATCAAGTCTGCCAATCTCAAAGTGATCTCAAAGAAGTTGAACGAGCTCAATGGCAAGCTTGTCTCGGAAGGTTCAAAGGATCTGTCTCTGAGTCCTTCGGAGTTGGAGACGATAGTATCGCTGTGCAATGAGTTGGAAGCCTCGAACACTTTGAAAGGCCCCTCGGCCGTGGAAGCGGTCGTGATTTTGCTCTTTAAAGTCGCGACAGTGTGGCCAGCAGCGAATAGGCTGCCTGGTCTTGACCTCCTGCGCTTATTTGCTGCCGCCACTCCTGTAACAGCCACGGCAGACTATAATGGTAAAGACTTGGTCTCCGGAATTATCGAGAGCGGAGTATTCGACGCCCCAGTCAATGTCAACAACGCCATGCTTTCAGTCCGAATGTTCGCTAACCTCTTCGAGACCGATGCTGGCCGCCGTCTCATCATTGACCGCTTCGATCAAGTCATCGCCGCTATTAGGACATGCCTAACAAACAGTGGGTCTTCGGTGAACCGCAACCTCACGATTGCAGTGGCGACTCTCTATATCAACATCGCAGTATTTTCGACGTCGGAAGCGAGGAATCTCAGCATCGAGTCGAACCAACGGGGTCTGATACTTCTAGAAGAACTTACGGGGATGCTCCGCAATGAAAAGGACTCGGAGGCAGTATATCGCAGTCTTGTTGCTTTGGGGACTTTGGTCAAGGAACTGGTGAGCGAAGTGAAAGCGGCTGCGAAAGAAGTGTACGATCTTGGTGCCATTCTGCAGGCTATATCGAGCTCTAATCTCGGAAAGGAGCCAAGAATCAAAGGTATTGTCGCAGAGATTAAGGACTCTCTGCCGTGA
- a CDS encoding aldo/keto reductase family protein (transcript_id=CADANIAT00000840), whose protein sequence is MSNKFKITDLLPLPNSSVKIPRLGFGVYRSPATQTKQSVLKALETGYRHIDTAQFYANEKEVGDAIHESGLPRSEIFVTTKILAPAGSPEATYEKIIESVNKIGGKDGYVDLFLIHSSSSGSSGRKELWQALEKLLEEGRTKSIGVSNFGVKHIEEMKEYAKVWPPHVNQIELHPWSQQRVIEKYCKKHGIIVEAYSPIVRNYKANDPTLVEIAKKYKKSTQQVLIRYALQKGWVPLPKTDNSERIVSNADVFDFNITDEDISVLDGLDQGSAGAIVEAVENE, encoded by the exons ATGTCGAACAAATTCAAGATCACCGACCTCCTGCCTCTTCCAAACTCGTCGGTCAAGATTCCGCGGCTTGGATTCGGAGTCTATCGCTCGCCAGCAACACAAACCAAGCAGTCAGTCCTCAAGGCCCTTGAAACAGGATACCGTCATATCGACACTGCGCAGTTCTACGCGAACGAGAAGGAGGTTGGAGACGCGATTCATGAATCCGGTCTTCCTCGCAGCGAGATCTTCGTCACCACCAAGATTCTCGCCCCGGCAGGCTCGCCTGAAGCAACCTACGAAAAAATTATTGAAAGTGTGAATAAGATTGGCGGTAAAGATGGATACGTGGACCTGTTCCTCATACACAGTTCAAGCTCTGGATCTTCAGGTCGGAAGGAGCTATGGCaagcgctggagaagctgctAGAGGAAGGCAGAACCAAGAGTATCGGGGTCAGCAATTTCGGTGTAAAACATATcgaagagatgaaagaatATGCGAAGGTTTGGCCGCCACACGTGAACCAAATTGAG CTCCACCCCTGGTCCCAGCAACGTGTAATCGAGAAGTACTGCAAGAAGCATGGAATCATTGTCGAGGCCTATTCGCCAATTGTTCGGAATTATAAGGCCAACGATCCTACCCTTGTCGAGATTGCCAAGAAGTACAAGAAGTCGACACAACAAGTCCTGATACGCTACGCATTGCAGAAGGGATGGGTCCCGTTACCGAAGACTGATAATTCAGAGCGCATTGTGTCAAATGCCGACGTATTCGACTTCAACATCACCGATGAGGATATTTCTGTGCTGGACGGACTGGACCAGGGAAGTGCTGGAGCCATTGtggaggctgttgagaatGAGTAG
- a CDS encoding WD40 repeat domain-containing protein (transcript_id=CADANIAT00000837), which translates to MASDIPKVVPLTCHGHSRPVPHISFSSTVEDDQYYLVSACKDNNPMLRDGITGDWIGTFLGHKGAVWQARLSTDANIAATAAADFSAKVWDTHTGQCLHTLQHSHIVRAVAFPLQPSPQVLATGGYEKKLRIFDLTRSGSNSSSPTASSAPPAEDGTSSATSYEIGPGAHGGTIKSIVWNRDYNILTTAADDRKIRWWDLRSRHPVVEYPVEGNIGSCELNTLATRPNDTGILSVAAGKSVYLFDGHTPGRLLKKIDFGYEVASAAVNNDTARLVTGSADDTWARVYDLHTDDELEVQKGHHGPIWSVSFSPDGKLYGTGSEDGTIKLWKACREPYGLWR; encoded by the exons ATGGCTTCAG ATATCCCTAAAGTTGTGCCTTTAACTTGTCACGGACACTCTCGTCCTGTGCCCCATATTAGTTTTTCGTCCACGGTGGAGGACGACCAATACTATCTTGTTTCTGCCTGTAAAG ACAACAATCCCATGCTTCGGGATGGTATCACTGGTGATTG GATTGGCACCTTCCTCGGTCATAAAGGAGCGGTCTGGCAAGCTCGCCTCTCAACCGACGCGAACATAGCCgcaactgcagcagcagacttTTCTGC TAAAGTCTGGGACACTCACACGGGCCAATGCCTTCACACCCTCCAACATTCCCACATAGTCCGAGCGGTCGCATTCCCCCttcaaccttctcctcaaGTTCTCGCAACCGGCGGTTACGAGAAGAAACTCCGAATCTTCGACCTGACACGCagcggcagcaacagctcgtCCCCCACAGCCTCATCAGCGCCTCCCGCCGAAGACGGAACTTCCTCTGCAACGAGCTATGAAATCGGTCCCGGGGCTCACGGTGGCACCATTAAGTCCATCGTCTGGAATCGGGACTACAACATCCTAACTACAGCTGCCGACGACCGTAAAATCCGCTGGTGGGATCTTCGCTCCCGCCACCCGGTCGTCGAGTATCCCGTCGAGGGCAACATCGGCAGCTGCGAACTGAACACCCTCGCAACCCGCCCCAACGATACCGGTATCCTTTCTGTTGCTGCAGGAAAGAGCGTCTACCTTTTCGATGGACATACTCCTGGAAGACTCCTCAAGAAGATTGACTTCGGGTACGAGGTTGCCAGCGCGGCGGTGAACAATGATACGGCCCGTTTAGTTACTGGCAGCGCGGACGACACCTGGGCACGTGTATACGACTTGCACACAGATGATGAGCTCG AAGTCCAAAAGGGCCATCACGGCCCTATCTGGTCAGTGAGCTTCTCGCCCGACGGTAAATTATACGGTACTGGAAGTGAAGACGGAACGatcaagctctggaaggcaTGCAGAGAGCCGTATGGTCTTTGGCGCTGA